The Mauremys mutica isolate MM-2020 ecotype Southern chromosome 1, ASM2049712v1, whole genome shotgun sequence genome has a segment encoding these proteins:
- the LOC123358775 gene encoding olfactory receptor 52R1-like produces the protein MSDSNTTDFTNPSTFILLGVPGLERAHVWISIPFCTMYVIAILGNFTILFTVKTDPSLHGPMYYFLCMLAITDLVVSTSILPKMLAIYWFSSREIDFSACLTQMYFIHCFSVMESGIFVAMALDRYVAICDPLRHSTILTNPVVAKIGLAVMLRSGLLALPFPFLASQWPYCRTNIIPQQYCIHMAMVKLACADTRASSYYGLFVVFCVIGLDVFFIAVSYTQILRAIFSLSTKDARLKTFGTCSSHLSAILAFYIPCLFSALMHRFGHNLPLHFHVLIANVYLLLPPMLNPVIYGVRTKQIRDRLLRLFTHKGT, from the coding sequence atgtcagattccaacacaaccgacttcaccaacccctccaccttcatcttGCTGGGCGTTCCTGGCCTGGAGAgggcccatgtctggatctccatccccttctgcaccatgtatgtcatagccatcttggggaacttcaccatcctgttcaccGTGAAGACAGACCCGAGtctccatgggcccatgtactatttcctttgcatgctggccatcactgACCTGGTGGTATCTACATCCATCCTGCCCAAAATGCTGGCAATATACTGGTTCAGttccagggagatcgatttcagtgcctgcctcacccagatgtacttcattcactgcttctcagtgatggagtctgggatcttcgtggccatggctttggatcgctacgtggccatctgtgatcccctgagacattccaccatcctgacaaaccctgTGGTGGCCAAGATTGGCCTGGCCGTGATGCTGCGCAGCGGTTTGCTTGCATTGCCCTTTCCTTTCCTGGCAAGTCaatggccatattgcagaaccaacatcatccctcAGCAGTATTGCATACACATGGCCATGGTGAAGTTGGCCTGCGCCGACACCCGTGCCAGTAGTTATTATGGGCTTTTTGTGGTATTCTGTGTGATTggtctggatgtgttttttatcgctgtgtcctatacccagatcctcagggccatcttcagcctctcgacaaaggacgcccggctcaagacttttgggacctgcagctcccacctcagTGCCATCTTAGCCTTCTACATCCCATGTCTCTTCTCCGCCCTCATGCACCGGTTTGGCCACAATTTGCCCCTGCATTTCCACGTTCTTATTGCCAATGtgtacctcctgctgccccccatgctaaaccccgtcatctacggggtgaggaccaaacagatccgggacaggctgctccggctctttactcataaagggaCGTAA